The following proteins come from a genomic window of Pseudomonas sp. Z8(2022):
- a CDS encoding microcin C ABC transporter permease YejB has protein sequence MLAYILRRLLLIIPTLFGILIINFVIIQAAPGGPVEQMIAKLEGFDGATSRIAGGGAEVSVAGSNYRGAQGLDPKLIEEIEKMYGFDKSAPERFWIMLKNYAQLDFGSSFFRDAQVIDLIIEKMPVSISLGLWSTLIMYLVSIPLGIAKATRHGSAFDVWTSSAIIIGYAIPAFLFAILLIVLFAGGSYWDWFPLRGLTSNNFEELSLGGKILDYLWHLVLPVTALVIGNFATLTLLTKNSFLDEINKQYVITARAKGLTNHRVLYGHVFRNAMLLIIAGFPAAFIGIFFTGSLLIEVIFSLDGLGLMSFEAAINRDYPVVFGTLFIFTLLGLVVKLIGDITYTLVDPRIDFESREG, from the coding sequence ATGCTCGCCTACATACTTCGCCGCCTGCTGCTGATCATCCCGACCCTGTTCGGCATCCTGATCATCAACTTCGTCATCATCCAGGCCGCGCCCGGCGGCCCGGTGGAACAGATGATCGCCAAGCTGGAAGGCTTCGATGGCGCCACCAGCCGCATCGCCGGCGGCGGCGCCGAGGTTTCGGTGGCCGGCTCCAACTATCGCGGCGCTCAGGGCCTCGATCCAAAACTGATCGAAGAAATCGAGAAGATGTACGGCTTCGACAAGTCGGCGCCGGAACGCTTCTGGATCATGCTGAAGAACTACGCCCAGCTGGACTTTGGCTCCAGCTTCTTTCGCGATGCCCAGGTCATCGACCTGATCATCGAGAAGATGCCGGTGTCGATCTCGCTCGGCCTCTGGAGCACCCTGATCATGTATCTGGTGTCCATTCCACTGGGCATCGCCAAGGCCACCCGCCACGGCAGCGCCTTCGACGTCTGGACCAGTTCGGCGATCATCATCGGTTACGCCATCCCGGCCTTCCTCTTCGCCATTCTGCTGATCGTTCTGTTCGCCGGCGGCAGCTACTGGGACTGGTTCCCTCTGCGCGGGTTGACCTCGAACAACTTCGAAGAACTCAGTCTCGGCGGCAAGATTCTCGACTACCTCTGGCACCTGGTGCTGCCGGTCACCGCCCTGGTCATAGGCAACTTCGCCACCCTGACCCTGCTGACCAAGAACAGCTTCCTCGACGAGATCAACAAGCAGTACGTGATCACCGCCCGAGCCAAGGGCCTGACCAATCACCGCGTGCTCTACGGCCACGTATTCCGCAACGCCATGCTGCTGATCATTGCCGGTTTCCCCGCCGCCTTCATCGGCATCTTCTTCACCGGCTCCCTGCTCATCGAGGTGATCTTCTCCCTCGACGGCCTGGGCCTGATGAGTTTCGAAGCGGCGATCAACCGCGACTATCCGGTGGTGTTCGGCACGCTGTTCATCTTCACCTTGCTGGGGCTGGTCGTGAAATTGATCGGTGACATCACCTACACCCTGGTCGATCCGCGCATCGACTTCGAAAGTCGGGAGGGTTGA
- a CDS encoding ABC transporter permease yields the protein MKLSPLNRRRLDRFKAHKRGWWSLWLFLILFGLSLGAELIANDKPLAVRYDGQWYFPVLKRYPETVFGGEFPLQANYKSPYIQELIAEKDGWMIWPPIPFSYSSINYDLEVPAPAPPSAKNWLGTDDQGRDVLARVIYGFRISVLFALTLTLASSLIGVTAGALQGFYGGWVDLLGQRFLEIWSGLPVLYLLIILASFVQPNFWWLLGIMLLFSWMSLVDVVRAEFLRGRNLEYVRAARALGMGNGAIMFRHILPNAMVSTMTFMPFILTGAIGTLTALDFLGFGLPPGAPSLGELVAQGKSNLQAPWLGISAFAVLAIMLSLLVFIGEAARDAFDPRK from the coding sequence ATGAAACTCTCTCCTCTCAATCGCCGTCGCCTCGATCGCTTCAAGGCACACAAGCGCGGCTGGTGGTCGCTGTGGCTGTTTCTCATCCTGTTCGGCCTGAGTCTCGGCGCCGAACTGATCGCCAACGACAAACCGCTGGCCGTGCGCTACGACGGGCAGTGGTATTTCCCGGTACTCAAGCGCTACCCGGAAACCGTGTTCGGTGGCGAATTCCCGCTGCAGGCCAACTACAAGAGTCCGTACATTCAGGAGCTGATCGCGGAAAAGGACGGCTGGATGATCTGGCCGCCGATTCCCTTCAGCTATTCGAGCATCAACTACGACCTGGAAGTGCCGGCCCCGGCACCGCCTTCGGCGAAAAACTGGCTGGGTACCGATGACCAGGGCCGCGACGTGCTGGCACGTGTGATCTACGGATTCCGCATCTCGGTGCTGTTCGCCCTGACCCTGACCCTGGCCAGTTCGCTGATCGGCGTGACCGCCGGCGCGCTGCAGGGTTTCTACGGCGGCTGGGTCGACCTGCTTGGCCAGCGCTTTCTGGAAATCTGGTCGGGCCTGCCGGTGCTCTATCTGCTGATTATCCTCGCCAGCTTCGTACAGCCGAACTTCTGGTGGCTGCTCGGCATCATGCTGCTGTTCTCCTGGATGAGTCTGGTGGACGTCGTGCGCGCCGAATTCCTGCGCGGGCGCAACCTCGAGTACGTACGCGCGGCGCGGGCGCTGGGCATGGGCAACGGGGCAATCATGTTCCGTCATATCCTGCCCAATGCCATGGTTTCGACCATGACCTTCATGCCCTTCATACTCACCGGTGCCATCGGCACCCTCACCGCTCTGGACTTCCTCGGCTTCGGCCTGCCCCCCGGCGCCCCCTCGCTCGGCGAACTGGTCGCCCAGGGCAAGAGCAATCTGCAGGCGCCCTGGCTGGGTATCAGTGCCTTCGCCGTACTGGCGATCATGCTGAGTCTGCTGGTGTTCATCGGCGAAGCCGCCCGCGATGCCTTCGACCCGAGGAAATGA